Part of the Nicotiana sylvestris chromosome 2, ASM39365v2, whole genome shotgun sequence genome, ATATGATTAACAAGCAGAAATCCATAAATGTCCCTGTAGTTCCACCTTTGGCTTCCGTGTTTACAGATCCAAGCCAAAATAATAACTAGATCTATAAAACTAAACTATAAGTATAACATTTCCCCCTCTTGCATTCTTGGACATCATCTTGGACATCATCAGGATAACTACAATTCAAACCCAAATTTAGCAGTCGTCATTGACAGGATTACGTATTCAAATAACTGTGTTATCGCAAGTTAACTCACTACAGGCAACAAAATCAGCAGACAATAACATGCAACTTTCAAGATAAATATCTATTTATCCTATGATAAGCGTGGTTTCACTATACACAGAGATTTTGCAGAAatagaattaaataaaatatcttAAATGACACAGACGTAGCATCAGAAAATGTTACTAACTCATAAACACAGTAATTGAATTCAATGGGATTCACTCACCAAATTCAGAGATAGCTTCAATCAATTTATTCATGGAAAATCAAGCAGAATACGGAGAATCTTCAAACTAACCTTGAAGTGATATTTCAAGTGATTTGTTGAAGATTGAGGTTACAAACAGATTTCCGGCATTTAACTTCAATCCGGAAAATGCTAATGATGACTATAAATCAGAACTGCACATTAGGCCACCACAAACGGACCTTGACCGGCGACGACCTCAAAATCAATCGGACTCTATCAGTAGCGAGAATCGAACAGAGGTCAAAGTTTTCTGTATGAACAAACTCCAGTGTTCAATTTCTAGAGACAATCACAAAATCTGAAGAACCCAGCTCATCGTCTTCTCCGAGAGTGAGTTCAGGGGCCTTTGGTGAAGGAGATGGATGGAGATCAGTAGTctcttagggtgtgtttggttgTCCAGGAGCTGAACGGTGGAGGGCTATTGTGTTCTGCAGCTGGTCTTGGTTGCTTGGGCGTGGAGGATATGAGGAGTTCTGTTGCTTTTTCCAATGGTGAAACAGAGGCGGATTTAGGAATTGAAGTGTATGGGTTCCTACCGCAATTTTAAGTCAATATATTATAATAACCGAATTAAGGAGCGGGTATCAATATTCAACGTACATttagaaaataacaaaacacttAAAGATAACATATGAATATAAACATTATCATTACAATTGTACTCGACGACTAGTCATGTTTTGAAAACGATCAATGATCGCATCATTAGGTACACTTTCAAATACTTCATCCTCTATATAACAAACTAAATAATCATTACAAAATTCATCATCAATTCTGCTTCACaagttatttttaatatacttcatcGAAGAAAAAGCTCTTTCTACCCAAGGGCGGACCTACAGTAATACGTATGGGTTCCCGGGAACCCAATAGCTTTTTTTAGACCCTGTATTTGTACTATGAAATCTGTGAATATATAACAATTATTATATGGGAACCCAGTTCCAAAATGCAATCCTGGTTCAGTGGTAAGACAAAGATATTACAcaaagatattatattggattcgAATCTTCTTAAACCTGATCCCGGtgaaagaaaacaaatttcagaatTTCCTCCTAATCTACGCGACCGAGTGAGAAGACATTACATTCAAAGAGGGCCTTGTCGGCCTCGcaatttatttttccaaaaacaaATTTTGGTGGAAAATTGCGTCATTTTAAAGTGGCAACTTCTTAGATCTCTTAAAGTGGTATGCAGATAAGAAGGATGATGTAAAGAAGGTTGTGTTAGAAAATGCTCCAAAAAATGACATTATGATTTGTCCAAGCATACAAAAAGACATTGTGAGTTCTTGTGCAAAAGAAACATTGAAAGCAATTGTTGAAGACTTGAACGGGGAGTACTTTGGCATATTGGTTGATGAGTCTAAGGATGTCTCTCATAAGGAACAAATGGCGCTTATTTTGCGTTATGTCAACAAAGAGGGTAAAGTTATTGAGCGATTCCTTAGCATTGTTCATGTTAAAGATACATCCGCAAAGTCATTAAAAGAAGCAATTTGTTCTTTGCTTTTAGAACATTTATTGAGTAAATCTCAAATACGGGGACAAGGTTATGATGGAGCTAGTAACATGCAAGGAGAAATTAATGGTCTTAAAACTTTAATTATGAATGATACTCCTTCGGCATATTGCATATATTGTTTTGCTCATCAATTGCAGTTGACTCTTGTAGCTGTTGCAAAAAAAACATTATGAGGCCGAACAATTTTTTGATATTCTTGCAAATGTTTTAAATGTTTTTGGGGGTTCTTTTAAGCGTAGGGAGATGCTTCGAGATGATCAAGCAGAAAAATTAGAGGAACTACTAGTGCTTGGTGAAGTTCACACGGGAAACGGTTTAAATCAAGAACTTGGACTTCAAAGGGCAGGTGATACTCGGTGGGGTTCTTATTTTAAGACAGTGCGTAATTTTATTAGTTTATTCTCATCAATTGTTCATGTACTTGGAGTTCTTGCAATTGAGGGTTCAAATTATCATGAGAGATCAATGACAAAAAGTCTAGTGGATGACATAAGATCTTATGACTTTCTGTATATGTTACATTTGATGTTAAAAGTATTGGCACTTACATATGATTTAAATAtggctttgcaaaaaaaaaagatcaaGATATTGTAAGTGCAATGAAGCTTGTTGGTTTTGCAAAGAGACAATTGCAAGATATGAGAGATTCTAGATAGAATTCTTTGTTAGAAGACGTCTCTTTATTTTGTGTCAAGCATGGTATTGTGATCCCCGAAATGGATATGAATTATGCTCGTGGAAAGTCAAAGCGTAAGAAATCAAGTGTTACATATTCTTATCATTTGCGTGTAGAGGTTTTCTATGCTATTATTGATTTGCAACTTTCGGAGCTTAACAGTCGTTTCAATGAAGTAAATACTGATCTACTTCTTGGTATGGCTAGTTTGAGTCCAGATAATTTTTTGCAAATTATGATAAAGACAGGATTATGAAACTTGCTACACACTATCTAAATGAGTTTACTGATTCTATGCTTGAGGATCTTGGTTTTGAGCTTGACATCTATATTGACTATGTGCGAGAGGCGGGCAATGAATTTTCTAACTTGAAAAGACTTGGAGATCTTTCAGAGACATTGGTTAAAACAAATTTGCACAAGACTTGAAGACTTATTTATTTGCTTGTGAAGTTAAGTTTGATATTGCCTGTCGCTACTGCAACCGTAGACTTTTTGCCAAGTCAATATCAAACAAATTGCAGTAAAACGGAGGAATTAAAAATGGAGGGAAAGAGAGTCTACATGTAAAAGAAAAAGTTAAACATAATGTTGACACGTAACATAAAAAGAAATTTCAAGAAGCTTGATGTTTGTTGATAACTCCaaacattttctttttatttttattttttcttaaatctCATTATATCTTTTTTCACTAAGAATATATTCCAAATGATAACACTAAATACCATCCATACAAATTTATCGCCGTTCGATGACGTCGGGATTTTGCTTGACTTCGTCTACACCTTCATAGCTTTGGGCACAGTCATGGTAATTATGTATTTTAGGAGCACTAATAGGAATTATTTTGTTCCGTAAGTGCATTTCTATCCTTTCCCCAAGAAATATAGCATTTTGATAAATCAAGAAACATTTAAACTGAGCCCAAAATCATTACCTTAGGCCTATTTTATGTCAGTGATTTTtatcgggagaaattcaaaaatagccatatttacaaatggtcattcaaaaatagtcacgattttaaaagtaatcgaaatttagccactatttatgtaaagataaatctaaataaaaatactattcaaaatccgaaaaatacttcagcataatatactggaactccagtatattatattggagttccagcataagtatactggaactctagtatattatacttaTGCAGGAgttagtatattatgttggaactttttgcgtgttggagttccaagataatatgctggaagttcatacacaggtgcaccgatctccagtattttatgctggaacttttcgtattacagcaaaatagtgacattttttaatgactttgcaaacgttggttatttttcaatgaccagTGATGTTgtgcttaaagtatatatatatttgtatggaTATCACCTCATATCTTCCTTTTTTTTGGATTTAGGATGTGAAATGTGTTAATTTATGTTAATTTGATGTGTTTTCATGTGTAGGAATGATTCGGGAGCAATCGGGGACGGGATGTGCAAAATTAGAGCCAAAACGGACGAAAATAGGGAAAGGGTATGTTTCAGCGCCAAGGTGGCACCCAGCCCTACATGTGGCGCCAGAAACAGAATCAAAAATATTGGAGCGGCGTGGAGGGCGCCTGGTGCTAGCTAGGGCGCCAGTGACgtgaattttctccaatttcgccctggacaaggttatttcggccctagacctacccaacacgtataaaagcagGACTGAATTTATTTGTGAAGGAGAAACGCCACTTTGGAGGAAAAATACATACAAGAAACATCTGGGAGCAAGAACATCTCAAATTTCTTTAtcttttctagtattttcaattattcaaaaCTTATACAATTGTTTGGTAATATCATGTGTGGCTAAAACCCTATTTattctggggttgtgatttaaccatgaatattgttgtttaaccTTGACTCAAACTTGATTACAATTCactaatatatggttgtttcttcaattctgtgattaattgcttaattgtctggccaccagttaggttctatttactatctatgctatgcttgggaaagctgtgtttagattagagaagaattgaagagagcatgatcttaacccttagggggcagatttgtggttaggataagAATATACCTTGTCAATGTGCTTAATTAAATATAGTAatcttaatgcgttcttaatagattgatttcataggaatatatgcgttaatctattttgaataggcgagtagtactttgggagaaggctatgagagcaattatcgattaattagcaaccatgagtgaattgtaTGAGAGGGAGAGTTAACTAGAACACAATAggattggtgaatcgatcacaaccctaAAATATTTATCTCTATTGAATACATAATAATCAGTTTActgcttgataatttagttattacttaAAATTATAGTTTAGTATAATTACACTCTTGAACTCAAAGTTAGCTTGACTGAATAACAATATTGGTGAGTTAGTGGGTAGCTGATATAAATCTCTGTGGGTTCGGCACTCGatttatcattttattacttaTACAATcatgtatacttgcgtgtgcgtttgggagcaacaaccAGTCTGAAAACTAACTAGCTCGTgctaattttacatttttatcgaGCTATACTACGTTAGAGGCCTAGTTCATGTTAAAAAGGTTTACCTTGAGTAAAGACGGCCCACTGATCAGCCTACATCTGCTCTCAAACGGGACAACTAAAACGGCCTGGGCTTTATAAATTTAATAGCTCAGTCCACGCCAACATTTGAAAAGGCTTTTAAGATCTTAGCCGAGCAATGCCCCatcctctctctatatatataacaTGCAATTACTTTCAATCGACTGGCTAATTTTATATTTTGTCCTAATTTTTTCCACATCTTGGCACCACAATGATTCTAGGTTTTAGAATGCGGATAAAAAAAACATTAATCTAGACACATCCTCAAACTATATGATTTTTTCAATATATACATAAGCAATTCACTAATAAAGAATACGTAAATTGAAACTATTTATTGGCGAACTTGATGAATCACCTTAATCTTGTCTAAACTTTAGTTCTTTCTTTCACATTTCTGATGTAATAAAAACATAAATTGCCAGTTAAAGAAAGGTTGTATTTTCACATTTCCGTTTTCCATTACAGTGGAAAGTTAATTAATCATTATATCAGAAATTCTAAAATCTATACCCCAAGTATATAAAGGAAATGGACAGCCCTTTCTATAGGGCATCTTTGCCACTGCTTTTCAGGGGTCCAAACCTAATATGAACCATAGGTGTTAAATTCCATCATTATTGAGGGGAAGAAGCTCATGTAAGAAAtcgaagaagaagagaaagtagAGGGAAAGTCGGTTATAACCGCTTTTCTAAAAAATGTTAGAAAAATACATAAACTCCCCCACATATATACATCAGCTCCTATCTCTACAACTAACTTCTAACACCTCTAACAAAAACTAATACAGTTGTACAAAACTATTAATCACGTGTGTATTTCTACACCCCCCTTCAAGCTAGGTGAGGTAAAAATATTTAAAACGCCTAGCTTGGACATCAAATGATAATGTTGAGCAGTCCCCAGTCCCTTAGTGAGTAAATCAACTTCTTGTTCTTCTGTTGGCACATATGTAGGACATATCAGCCCTTGCTGCACCTTTTCCCTTACGAAATGGCAATCTATCCCTATATGCTTGGTCCTTTCATGAAAAACTAGATTATTGGTTATTTGCATAGCTGCTTTACTATCCGTGTGGAGCTGAATTGGAGTTGAAATCTCTATTCCCAACTCTTTGAACATTCCTACCAGCCAAATCAGCTCAAAAACATTCAAGGCCATGCTTCTATACTCAGATTCTGCTGAACTTCTTGCCACTGTGGTCTGCTTCTTAGATTTCCAAGAAATCAATGATCCATCAAACTTCACAAGATATCCAGTAACTGACCTTCTTGAGTTAGGACAGCTTGCCCCGTTTGCATCACAATACACATTAAGAGTCATGTTCCCAATTGAATTCATAAGAATCCCCAGGCCAAACTCATTCTTCACATACTTCACTACTCTGTATGTTGCTTCCAAGTGAGATTGCTTGGGAGCTTGCATGAATTGACTAATAAGCAATGTCAGGTCTTGTTAAGGTCAGATATAAGATCTTCCCAATCAATCTCTGATAGCCCCTCACATCTGTCAGTGTTGGATCATCATCCAAATGGCAATATTCATCATACTCAACAATTGTGAGCGTTTTATTCTGCTCCATTGGTGTAAGGCAGGTTTAGCACCAGATAATCACAGTTCTGCTATAACTTCTAAAGCATATTTTCTCTGTAAAAGAATTCCCTTTCCAGACCTGCATACCTCAATGCCTAGAAAATATTTCAAATTTCCCAAGTCCTTGATCTTGAAAGCCTTGTGCAGTTTATGCTTTGCTTCTTGAATTATTGCGATGCTACTCCCAGTGATAAGAaggtcatcaacatatactagtaTGATGACCTGCTGTCCATTTTCTTCCTTGATGAACAGAGAATGATCATGTTTGCTCTGAGTGAAACGTGCTTGTAAGAGAGATTCTATGAGCTTCAAGTTCCATTGTCTTGAAGTTTGCTTAAGGCCATAAAGGCATTTGAGCAATCTGCAGCCCTTAGAATCCCCCCTTGGCTGCTAAAACCAGGTGGTAACTGCATGTAAATATCTTCTTCAAGGTCACCTTGAAGAAAAGCATTGTAGACATCCATTTGAAAGAGTGGCCATTGATGCATAGCAGCCAGTGCAATAACAACTCTCACTGTAACCATCTTAACTACTGGAGAAAAGGTCTCCTGAGAGTCTATCCCTTCTTATTGGTTGTACCTCTTGGCAACAAGCCTTGCTTTAAATCTCTCAACTTCTCTAGTAGATCTGTATTTGATCTAGTATACCCATCTGCATCCAATAGGTACTTTACCTTTAGGAATATCCACTATCTTCCAAGTATTGTTCATACCCAAAGCATCCACTTCTGCCTTCATTGCTTCAACCCATATGGGTCCTTCATGGCTTTTGCGTATGATGCAGGTTCTATTTCCTGTGAGGTTGCTGTCAAATAAGATTGATAAGTGGCTGATAAAGTACTATAGCTTAGATAATTGGATATTCGATACATGCAGGCGGATGAAGATGCTCCGTTGAGTGGACAAACATAATCTTTCATCTAAATAGGTGGTTTGGAACCTCTATTGGATTTTTTGAGTTGTGCAACTTGAACATTTTTAGTGACCTCTGCAATTGGCATCTGCTCATGATGACCAGCTTTAGCAACTGGTGCTTGCCCAACAAGGTCTTGACCACTTTCTTGTTATATCAAGTCATGGTCATGCACAAAGTCCTGATTGACAGTCTCATGATCCTTTTCAGGCATATGAGTTTGTTATTGATGTAGGGAATGACCTTCTTCTCTTTGCTTCAGCTCTAAGAACATAGGGGTTTGTTGTGCATCATCCTTTCCCAGTTGCAAAGGAAAGATGTCCTCCTTAAAAGTAACATCTATACTAACAAAGAACTTTCTTTGCCTTAGGTCATACAACTTGTACCCCTTTTGAGACACTGAATATCCCATATGAACTGTAGTAATAGCTCTAGGAGAGAATTTATCCACCCTTTCAGTTACTGTGGCCAAACACAAACACCCAATAGTCCTTAAGTGTGCCATGTTGGGTGGTTTTTTGTGAAAGATCTCATATGAAGACTTCCCTGCTAGAATTGAAGAAAGCAATCGATTGATTAGATATACTGCAGCTAACACACTATCTCCCCAGAACTGCAAAGGAATAGAGCCTTGAAATCTCAAGGCTCTTGCCACCTCCAAGACATGTCTGTGTCTTCTCTCCACTACTCTATTTTGCTGTGGAATATGTGGACAACTACTTTGATGCAAAATGTCATTATCTGTCAAATAATCCCTGCATTCATGACTAAAACATTCTGCATCATTATCAGTTCTTAATACTTTCACAGTCTTGCCAAACTGTGTATGTACTATTTTAAGGAAAGAATTTAACACAACAATAGTGTCATTTTTCAACTTCATTAGAAAAATCCAAATCATCTTAGAATGTTTATCAACAAGAGTCAGAAAATATCTGTTTTCATTATAAGTAGGTACTTTATATGGACCCCAAATATCCACATGAATCAAATGAAAAATGTCTTCAGCTCTGTTTCTACTCAAAGGAAATGGCTTCCTTGTTTGCCTAGCTAAAGGACATATAGTACAATTATTGAGTTCACAATCAGAAAACTTCTTATTCTTAAAGAAATCTAATTGCTTCATGACTCTAActggcatatgcccaagtcccttATGCTAAGTAGTGAAGTCTACTTGCATTCCCTCTACCAGACAACTACTGACCCTTTGTGCCATTCTATTTTTGTTGGATCCTTTTGGAATTGGGATATAGAGGCCAACTTTCTCCTTACCAATCCCCTTCACTCTCCCAGTGTATAGGTCC contains:
- the LOC138886221 gene encoding uncharacterized protein — protein: MDMNYARGKSKRKKSSVTYSYHLRVEVFYAIIDLQLSELNSRFNEVNTDLLLDRIMKLATHYLNEFTDSMLEDLGFELDIYIDYVREAGNEFSNLKRLGDLSETLVKTNLHKT